The following are encoded in a window of Camarhynchus parvulus chromosome 1A, STF_HiC, whole genome shotgun sequence genomic DNA:
- the GABARAPL1 gene encoding gamma-aminobutyric acid receptor-associated protein-like 1: MKFQYKEDHPFEYRKKEGEKIRKKYPDRVPVIVEKAPKARVPDLDKRKYLVPSDLTVGQFYFLIRKRIHLRPEDALFFFVNNTIPPTSATMGQLYEDNHEEDYFLYVAYSDESVYGKKL, translated from the exons ATGAAGTTCCAGTACAAGGAAGACCACCCGTTCGagtacaggaaaaaagaaggggagaagATCAGGAAGAAATACCCCGACAGAGTCCCC gTAATCGTGGAAAAAGCACCCAAAGCCAGAGTACCTGACTTAGACAAAAGAAAGTATCTCGTGCCTTCTGACCTCACAG TTGGTCAATTCTACTTCTTAATCCGAAAGCGGATCCACCTGAGGCCAGAAGATGCTTTGTTCTTCTTCGTCAATAACACCATCCCTCCCACCAGTGCTACCATGGGCCAGCTGTATGAG GATAACCACGAGGAGGACTATTTTCTCTATGTGGCCTACAGCGATGAAAGCGTCTATGGCAA GAAGCTCTGA